In Helianthus annuus cultivar XRQ/B chromosome 8, HanXRQr2.0-SUNRISE, whole genome shotgun sequence, a single genomic region encodes these proteins:
- the LOC110872099 gene encoding ACD11 homolog protein, with translation MDIFSYFTTSDKISFEDDEFEDAGEGTALALIADAFEEIADSIKKGNKKDVLFELDLKPFCEACSLVSILFGSLGIAFKFAEMEYTSKVNDLADAASVYGTLSKVIDYDVKADTVQAAESLTRKLRRVRQGLDLIRELFQNFLSTDDYSLKEAASSAYKQVCAPYHTWAVRTAVSAGMCALPTRDQLLLNLNETDESAENEMRRYIKASLPVIKYIDNLFTARGITLDW, from the exons ATGGATATCTTTTCATACTTCACAACATCTGACAA GATTAGTTTTGAGGATGATGAGTTTGAAGATGCGGGAGAAGGAACTGCTCTTGCTCTGATTGCGGATGCGTTTGAGGAAATTGCGGATTCGATTAAGAAGGGGAACAAGAAGGATGTTTTGTTTGAGTTGGATTTGAAGCCGTTTTGCGAGGCGTGTTCTTTGGTCTCTATATTGTTTGGTTCGCTCGGTATCGCTTTTAAATTTGCGGAAATGGAATACACATCTAAG GTCAATGATCTTGCGGATGCAGCAAGTGTTTACGGCACTTTGAGTAAAGTAATCGATTACGATGTGAAAGCCGACACAGTGCAAGCAGCCGAAAGCCTGACTCGCAAGCTTCGCAGAGTTAGGCAGGGTCTTGATCTCATTAGAGAGCTGTTTCAAAACTTTTTGTCTACAGA TGATTACTCATTGAAAGAAGCAGCTTCATCTGCTTATAAACAAGTTTGTGCACCATACCACACATGGGCCGTCAGAACCGCGGTTTCTGCTGGAATGTGTGCTCTTCCAACAAGAGATCAACTTTTGTTGAATCTCAATGAAACTG ATGAATCGGCTGAGAATGAAATGAGGAGGTATATAAAGGCGTCACTTCCGGTTATAAAGTATATTGATAATTTGTTCACTGCAAGGGGCATCACATTGGATTGGTGA